In the genome of Acanthopagrus latus isolate v.2019 chromosome 4, fAcaLat1.1, whole genome shotgun sequence, the window aagacaacatttttttccagaaaaaaacaaaaacgaaaacAAAGGAAATCTTGTGTACAGTAAGTAACAATTTAGTGGCACTTACATGAGAAAGAACAATCttaagttttcagtttttgtattACCTCAAATTCTCACCTTCGTCTTTGGTGCTGGAGTCCTCCATGGCCTTGGACTGTTGAGTCTTAGTATCTGTAGGAGTCCGAGCAGGAGGGCGAGAGCACCCttaaaaaaagagtcaaacGAGCCAGCAGCTGTTCTCGGCTTACAGTCCTTTGTGTTGGGTCAGTCTGGATCCAGATATCTAGCAGGCTGCCACCCTCTGCAGTTTTAAGttacacacaaataaagtgTTTTCCAACTTCTAGTCCAGCCACCCCAACCCGACCCTCAACTCACCACACATTTCTAGCTCTCTGCGGACATACTGCTGCGACTCTCTGCAGtaaaactgactgacagcagcagctgctgtcacactgctgaACTGGAGCCAACAGGGGGCAGCTGTACGTCATTCTCTGTGTTACTGATCTTCTTCATCTGAATTatatcaagttttttttttgacccatCTAAATAAAAGACTTgcttatttgtttatgtttcatGTGAATTTATAGGCGTTTGTAAGAAAAGACCAGAATTCAAAAGTAACTCCAAAACTATAGGAGGCAGCATAACCACCAATTGCTCACTATGCTGGAGTTGCTACcttagctgctgttagcatgtagctcagTTCGCTGTGGTGATAAGTGGCCTTATAAGCTGACACTAATCCACCTGGATACAGCCGGACACCAGACTCGGACTGACCACAGCCTCTGACAGATCCCGTGAGGGACaaagtatggaggtgatttacagccaCTCTGACCAGGATTGACAACAGGGAGGAGAAGACGTGAcaagcgggggggggggggacaggagAGGCATGAGACAGCAACAGCATGTAGCCAGAGTTTACCCgagtgaattgaggatttattttgtgattCAAGGTTaatgtggaaacacaaaccaaGACTGGAAGACTTAAtcttattttaaaagtttttgcCATCACAATTTTACAATGAGTGAACGAGTCAGTTAAGCTTATCTTAGTTCAGTAAAACACACTTGGATTCAGACGGTGTGCagttgtatatttttttgtttagtaaGGAAAATCCATGTaattatatttccattttgtgaattttgtttacttattagACTAAGTGGCAGACTGGTCGTTTTGTTTTACATCTCCCAGCTCGAACTACAGGGGCATCATCACCAGACTCTATTGCCTCTtgtggtacaaagtggtattactTGGCAGGACGGGCAGCAGGCATGCAAACTTCatcagacatctctgcaacaaaatacatagaTGTCTTACATGGTTGTTTCTGCACATAAAATGTTACTTCTGATCATATCTAATGAATGGCCCCTTAAAATTCAAACAGATGCTCTCTCCAGCttgttttgctaaaaaaaaaaaaaaattttcctCACCTAAAATGTCCGATTCATTCATAAAGCAGAGATTCTATTTTTGCATTCAGGCGAGAGGGAAGATGAGTGGTGTGCGTATGCCGCAGTAGGAGGCGACTGAAATACAACCTGAAGGAAATTCAAGGGACGTGTGCTGCATGCGGAGCTGCACCTGTCTCAGTCTCAcatcagcaaaacaaatgaCCACATCTGAGCCAAGCTGACCTCTACTGTGGAAAATAATGACTTCAGAATACATGTCCCTAAAGAGttttatgaaaaatattattatccTGGCACAGGTACAAAACACATATTCCATTATACAGAAAGAACTCACTTCATTGCTGTTACAGTTCATgattcatttacacattttacatttaaatatcacATCGTGATATTACAGTAGCATGATTTCGAATTCATATTACAAAAGCTCATAGAATTTGTTATATATGAAGTCCAGTTTTCCCTCATagcttcttccctcctcttttgCCTCTcatgcttcctcttcctcttcctcttcctctccctcttgtgCTTTTCGATCCGTGGCCTCGCCGGCTGCCTTCGAACACAGATCGGGCTGTAACCATAGCGATTTCACCACCACCGTCGCTGTCGTCAcccgagctgctgctgctcccgcTGGCCCTCTGATCTGCATTCTTAGTCGACTGAGGAATCTTTACTGGTAGGGGCTCCTGGCTGGTGCTGCTCAGATTCTTCAGAGGTGTGAGAGGAGGTTCAACAACTACCGCAGACCCTAGAaaccctcctcctgctgcagacctctccccttccctctctccttctcctcctttctttggACTCTTGCTCACTGCTTTCCCCCTCTTAGATTTGGATGGGGATGGGATTTCCTCGtcactgtcctcctcttcctcctctcctccctctctctcctttctcttcatGCAGGTGACTGCTCGGCGGAGTCGCTGGCTGCGAATCGCCTGCTTTTCCTGTTGCTCCATGCGGAAGAATGAGTCAATCCGCAGCTGAGTCTAAcccaaaacagagagagacatggtGTAAATGTTGTTAGACTATGAAGtggttttatttcctccattgctgtttttttaaaaaagattcaCAATCAGACTggagaaattaaagaaagatGGGAgtatgagtaaaaaaaaaataagtcgAGCTTTCCACACACCCTGGTGGTAGAGTAACGGGTTGAGAATTAACAGTTACCTGCTGGCTGTTGAGCTGCTTGATGACAGGCTGAAGAGTCTCTTCTGTCTTCCGACTGGTCCAGCCAAAACGATTCAGACAGAATGTAAAAGACTGGTTAAGGaaacttcattcattcataaacacacagacacagacacacagaaaggaTATTCTTTGATCATGTCCAGTTGCGGCCGTCCCCAGCTGAAGGAGCTGTCCGACTCGTCCACGGCAGGTTGCAGGTAAGCCTGTGAAACAGCAGGGTTTGGGAATCCAGGATGCAGTTTTAGGTCCCGCAGTTTCTTCTTGACCTTCGTGTCACGGGGGTCAGCTGCCAGACGCTTTTTCTCCTGAGCCTCTGACCACCATTGACTAGAGGGAAGAAACAATAACCAGGTGCTAATGAGCCTTTACAAACAGTaatcatcaaaaatataaaataacaaatatataatatatcgAGTGTATTTTAAAGTGTAATATATTGCACAGAAGTTGAAGTTAAATATGCTGAGTTGACATTTATTCAGGATTCAAAATAATACAGAGGCAAATATAAACCCTCAATTCATTTACAACTGTgaaaaatattatcaaatgtTGAATAAATTGGCTTTAACAACAagtttattcacacacacttgtcaaAATTTGACACCCACAGTCAAGAAAGACCAGAGGGACTGAAGTCTTAAAGATGTAAAGATTTAGTTGATGAGAGAGAACTACAAAAAGTAACTACAAGCTGCcagataaaaatgttaatggtatcagaaaaaataaaccacaactgtttctcacacgcacacacgcacacctgaACTGTATGAGTGGCTCCAAGCCCGGCCCTGGAAACTCATTCAGTATCTCCATGCCTGTCACGTATCCGACCCCCGGCACGCCCTCTGTGTAGTCGCTTCCCAGCAGATAAGCCAGGTTGATCAGTTTTGTCCTGTCCAGAcctgagaaaatggaaaaaaaaacaaaaaaaaaacaaaaacgaggtagaaagagtgagagaagtTAAGCCTTCAGCATTCTGTCGGGTCAGTTTGCTGACAGCCCATTCATCATCACCAACAGCTGTCTCTGATATGTGCAATATGAACTCATCAGATTAGCGCGGGACTGCTTTATctttatataatttcaacacCTCACTCTCTTATAGTAGCCAGAAAATAGCGTTACAACAACCCTGGCAGCCGCAAATGATGAAAAGAGTCCCTGAATAACCCTTTCACATGCACATAATACATTTCAGGGTAAgtttcatggaaaaaaaaagtttctcctAAAGACAGGATGTTGAAGTGCTAACTGATTTGACTGAAGGTTGGATTGGTGGCCCctaaaactgtttattttctaatgtTTAACGTTAACTTAGTCTACTAATGAACAGTTGACAagatattaaacacacacactgaagatggTGACTACTGACCCAGTTGGTTCTGCATGTCACTGTACTGGAAGTGTTCAACATATTTGTTCTGGCTGAAGAAGTTCTTGTAGACGTGTCTCCCTCCAAAGAGCCACACGTCTGAGTCGTCCGTGATGGTCCCGTGAGTGTGGTCGGCGCGGTCGAGCGCTGCACACTGAGCCTCAGCCTCCATCGGTGCCACCAGGAACGGCACACCgaaaagctgcagcagctcctgatACCACAGATGAAACCAGTGATCACTTAGAAAAGGAGGCAATATATGCACATGTTGGGGTTATACTGTCATCATACAAGGACGGTATCTGCCAAgatttaaaattaattttggCTTGGGACCCTTTTATCTCAATAAAGCATCTGTAGTCAGAACTGTCTTCGCTCTTTAGCAGCATTATCAAAACAGCCGATGGGATTAATTAAGATCGGGCACTCAGAGGTTTTACAATAGGTGGTGATTTTATGAAAGAGGCTGACAGCCTTTCAGGACATTTAATGGTGCAAGTGATTTGATACTGTGTGGCTCTGAAAATGTTGGCAGGGGCACCACAAAGTAATGTAATCCCCAGTCGGTATAGCACCTTCTCTGCGCTGACACTTGAGAGTCCAGTGTCAACTATTCTCTTGGGATTAGATGTGAGGGTGATTTGTATGCCCACTTGgtacatgtgatgtgattttgtGGCGTCTCTCATTCACCTGGCTCTCCAGGTACATCTGTCCAGTGACAGTGTTCGCcatcctctcctgctgctgcttcagctcccTCAGGCTGCTCTGCTCCGCCTGCAGAGAGCTCTCCAGATCCTCCAGCTCATCCTGCAGCACAACATGCACACCGTCACTGTGTCAGACCTCCCTTATACACTTCAACCTGCTGGACAGCTCAAGCTTTAAGTCCTGCACACCAGTTCAAACATGTCGTCAAAAAATCATGtgcatttcactttttcattgctgtgtttatgtttttgtttttatatatctGGACGTGGTTTTTGAAGCCACTGGCTAACCCTTTAaaatcagttgtgttgtgtgtcagtCTTATACCAACAATATTTACCATATCAAAGTGTTCCCATTCATTGATCGCTGGAGTGGattctgtctctgttctctccttCAGCTCTTTCTCTTCAGTCTGGCTCTTTTTAACATCATCTTCCTCTAATTGCgaagcagcagctggactgCTGGGAGCCTCTGCTGAACTTTCCTCCggcatttcttcttttttggttttgtcttcAGGGACCTCATCTGAATCATCTTCGTCATCCTCTTCAATTTCTTCTTCTGACACCTCAATAAAGCTCTCtgggggaacaaaaaaaaacaaaacacttttgttaATACATACCGACTGAAGAAATACTGAAAGGATGTAATCTTGTATCGGCTGATACTGTACCTTCTGACTCACTCTCCTCACTGCCCTCTACAACATCACCACTCCTGTTCTCTGCAGCTTCGGTGGACTTTTTACTGCTCTGTTCTAACAGCACAGGACAGACTTCAGTCTCAGCACTCAGAGGTTTTCCACATATCTGGGCACATATCTGTGGTTGAACCAGatctttgttctgtgtgttaaaCCCATGGTCTGATTCTCTTCTCTCCAGTTCTCCAGTCAGCtgtcctttctctgtctcctcttctgaCTTCATCCCTCTGTCGTTTGGTTGTTGCAGCGCAGCAAAGGGAAgtgctttatttctttgtccAGTCATTTCCTCCATCTCATCTTCAGAACTACTGACTAACAAACTATCTCTCACGTGTAAACTTTGGCCCGTTGGGTCCCTCTTAAAATCCACCTTTGCATTATTAGTTAAAGATTTCACATGATGAGGTTCTGGCTCgtcctctgagctgctgatgaCCACCAGCGGCGCAGGATGATGAATTTTCGCCTGCAGTTTGGTGGGTGAGCGTGTGATCGGAATCTCCGCAgcaccatcctcctcctcagtgagaGCTTGCTGGATTGCCAGCAGGGTGCGTGGAGACATACCACCGCTCTTTGTATCCCGGACAACCTTCTCCTCATCTGAGCTGTCGTTCATTGCAGCCTGAATAGCCTTGAGCGTGCGAGGCGAGGGTGGTGACATGTCTTCTTGGGACAGTTTTGAGACACAGGGTTTGGAGTCTTCCGAGGGGGGACTCTGcgcttcctcctcttcctcacaaATAGGTCGCCACAGGGGTTCAGGCCTGCCCactacttttcttttgttgcctGACAGGAAGCCCCCTGACCAGGGTGCAGCTGCAGGTTGGCTGTCAGGGGCAGTCTCCTTATTTTTGCTGCCTACGCAGGAAAAGTAGAGTGttgttttaaacataaacacagagactaGCATTTTTAGATTCATGTTGAAACAATAAGTCTCTTTTAGTAGTGAAACCTGTTAAAAGGttcagtgtgcaggatttaggtGCTGAAATGTAACGCAATGTACATCATAAATACTGATATAAAATACTATGACACATATCATCATGGATGTCCTCACTTTTAATTAGTATAAAGTGGGAATGGTCTTCTGAAACCAGTCGGTGCGACTCCACGCTGTGACTCTGCTCCTCTCCGTCCTGTTCGTAGAGCTGTGGCGCACCGCCGGCGTTCCTCTGGCTCATCTCTTTCTCCACCACCTCCAAGCGCTGGTTCAAGTGgttcctctgcagcagaccaGCCAACTGGTACTGGGAAAAGTCCCCTGAATGCTAAGAGGGAACGTAGAGGAGTCTGCATTGGTGAGGAGGAATCAGGCGAGTACGTGGAGTCGGAATGACAGCGAAAAAGTACCTCTGGAGGTTTCTGATACATGGTCCGGCGTCTTTTGGAAAACTCCTTCATGTCCTTGAGTATCTCGTGTTTCATTTCAGGAGGCAGGCTGGCGAACTCCTCAGAATTGATGTCCACTGAGTTGGGGCCTCCGTATGACTCTCCCTTAAGTTTAAGAGAAAACTGtatcacatttttgtaatacaGCCAGAACCAGACAAGCGTTGATGCCATGTTATTTGGTGGTGTTGCTCTTGTGCGCGTGATAATTTTACCTGGTACATGTGAAAATCGTCAACCATCCCCTCGcactctttttcttccccctcatccacctcctcctcctctgaactgcaagagcaaaacacattaaaatgattataCCAACAGAATTACAGGTGAAATAACTATGTAAAAGAAGGGACAGTTAGTTTTTAACTTGGCATTGAtgaaaaaaattttttttttttgttatttgggAGCTCTGTTTATGCAAAGGgagccaaaaaaaccccaaagcTTGGAATGTCAGGTTTTGTCTTCATTGAGCATAGACGAGATGCTTTTCAGCCCAGTTTCACAAACAATGGATGTAAAGCTGTAAATATTCTGACTGAATTACTCAACACTTTACCCACAATAACAAGTGAACGGAAACCTTTCCCGGGCGCCTGACCtgcttttttccttctcctctgcagcGGGCAGGGCTGGTAGAACATACATGTCATCCACCTCATCTCTCCTCACACTGGAGAGGCTGGGAAGGGGATCCTTACTGTGGCAGGAAACAAGTGAGATACTTAAAGGAAACATAATAGGGTTGCTACAAGTATAGGTTTACATggtttaatgctcaaaaacacatcagttttttcATACTGTCTCATACTCTTCCCCCTCTGTCTTAAACAatttgtttcagctcctgtctctttaagccccaCCCTCCCGATTTCTCAGTCTGCTATGATTGGTCTGCTCACACAtgtctgagccagcaccgctagCACCAGAATAGCTGTGTTAAATCACTTCATACATGCAAAACTACTCACTAGGtattaattatgcaaatatgtgacatgttGACATAGTGAGATGTCACAAGTCATGGAATTAATAAAGGCATGACTACTGACAAAGCGTTttaggagcagtgttttctgtggaaaaGAGGAACTTCTTTTAGTGCACACGCTGACCCTTTGAACTACAAAGAGCAGGTGtcgtggggttttttttggctgcacCTTACCTGCGGTCTCCAAGTGCAGCTTTGATAGCTTGTCTCTTCAGGAAAGTCTTGAGGAGTTTCTCATTGGTCTGTTTGGACTCCCGACTCAATTCCtctttcctctgcctcctcagaGCCTGCGTGAGAGCGAAAGCAACTTCCAACAAAAGAATATAGAAGAAGTATTCAATATTGGATTATCAGATGTGGACCCGGACGTACCAGAGTCTGTCTCTTCAGCAGTGGCGCCTCCccatcaaacacaaacactggcctGATGCGGAAGAAGAGCAGCTTACAGATGCGGTGGAAGAGAGTGAGGAGGTGGGCGTTCTGGACACTGTTGCCTTCACGGTCCCTCACCCCCTTCACTGCCTGGTTCAGCCATATACTGATGTCTGAAGGTGACTGGTTAAGGTTAATGCAACGGCTCAGCAGAAAGAACAATCGGCTACATTTATAACGCTGACACGGATGGGAAAGAAAGATAATAAAtggtagacagacagataaataaatcatgaccGATTCAGGATACCAATGGCAAGAATCTTTCCTTCCAGAGTCTCGGGGTTGATGGGTTTCCCTGTGCTCTCCAACAGCTTCCACAGTCCGTGAACTCCCATGATAACTTCAGTCCAAAACTCACCCTGAAGAGCTAAAAGAGCCGACAACAAGTTAACTGTGTGTAAATAATTTTAGCCTTTTCTTATATCAACTCCGAAACCACTGGACTGGAACAACAAGAAACTGCATCATAGCAGtacttttcaacatttgttgtAACGCTATTTTTGGTCCGTGGAGCATATAAACACTAACGTGAAGGTTCCGCCTCATTCAGATCGACTCGTATTTGGTTGTTACACCACCGGCGTCCTGCACATCCATCTGATCTCTAATCAGTTtcacatttagtttattttaaaagatgtaCGCTGGAATAACACACCAATTGACCGGAGATCAGTTTAGACGTGAGGGAACGGAACAGGGATATCGTTCATGGGGGTTTATTTCCACGGGTAACGACTGTCAGGCTTTCATGTTAAACACTACAAGTTCGACAAAATAGACATATACAAGTTAATAGTAGAAATCATGAGGAGAGAGGTTAGAATAAGAATTTGAGGTGTTTATCTGCGCATAAAATTGAACACTTAACTCCCTATTGTCCAAAACAGGGGCGATTTCCCGACAGGAAGTTATGCCTGTAAAGCGTACTCAGGGCAAATTTGTGCACATTTGCTTTCGCCAGAGGCCAACTGTGTCCGGTGGTAAAATAAACAGCTTGTGGCTCCGAATTAACTGTAGAGGTTGGATCCATTGTCTACCGGTGTGTTATTTATACCCTCGTCTAAATCCTAGAATAAAACATACGATATGATAAGATAAACTGGGACACGTCTTCCCTTGTAGATAATACCTATCGTGGTTGCGTTAACGTCACGGTGACTTGTGTTGTTAAACTTCCCTTTAACGCTCCTCGGCaaacagctaacgttagcaagctAGCTTATCGGCTAGCTACCGTTATCTTGTAACGTTATCAGCCCCTCAGCTGTTAACCCTGACCTTTGACTAGCGGGGTGTTTTGATGCTGTCAAAAACTCTTAAGACTGCAAACGTTTACGACAAAGTACTATCCCTTTTGTTTACTGTCGCAGGACGAAGAACCACCTGAGATTCACCTCAACTACAGACTTCCTTCTCTCAACCGAAGCCACCTCCACCATGACTACCGCTGTGAGAGGTATGTGCTGCTGTAATTAAACTCCCAGTTCTTTACATTTCCTACCTGTTTTGCCTGTTTTAAGACATAATCACAGTGATGCAtatgttgtcttgttttatactgtttgtttgctacaaaataagaaatattttgACTTCTGTAAAAGTAAATAAGCATGAAACCgatttcttttcctcctgcttACATTGTTAGACTTACTGTACTAGGTTTAGACTGAACCCGATTCTTTCATTTAACTGCTCAATCAAGTGAACATGAAACATCTGAGTAATTACTTGATTTTCCAATTGAAAAGTCTACTCTAAAAATTGCGTATTCCATCCTCATGTTTGACTTCGTGTTATACTTgtgccaacacaaacacactgacactgagatACTGGACCTGAGTTGGTGCCAGTACCAAAACTATAGTTTTTACCCACCTTACTCTAAAGAATATAATCCAATCTTCTCCAGTTTTTATTGTGGTCCAAACACAAGCATTAAGTTACCTGAATATAATGCTGTGTTAATCTGGAAACAAATGAGTTAAATCAGGAACTATATGATCAAAGATGGTGTAATCTAGAGAACAAGGctgaccagtttttttttttacatttagtgCAATAGGCCCACTTTGGTGGGTACACAAAAGTACTGAAGTTCAAAGCCCCGCCCTGTGTGTTTCTAGAGAGGGACTGTGGTGAAACCATGGATTTTTTTGGCCTGTGTGGTTCAGCATTGGCTAATGAATTGTTCTGTTGCTGTACTGTTTCATTAATTGTTTCTGTAATCGAAGAAATCCCACTTGTCTTAGTTTCTCCAATTTCCTCAGACCCTGTAAATGTGTACTTTTAACCTAAATGACCATTTTTGTTGTCTTCATTCGTCATCTCACCACATCTTGCCCCTGCCTGCACCTTTTAATCAAAAGAAAGGGTTAACAAGATAACAAGTCAGACCAGTTT includes:
- the ercc5 gene encoding DNA repair protein complementing XP-G cells homolog translates to MGVHGLWKLLESTGKPINPETLEGKILAIDISIWLNQAVKGVRDREGNSVQNAHLLTLFHRICKLLFFRIRPVFVFDGEAPLLKRQTLALRRQRKEELSRESKQTNEKLLKTFLKRQAIKAALGDRSKDPLPSLSSVRRDEVDDMYVLPALPAAEEKEKSSSEEEEVDEGEEKECEGMVDDFHMYQGESYGGPNSVDINSEEFASLPPEMKHEILKDMKEFSKRRRTMYQKPPEHSGDFSQYQLAGLLQRNHLNQRLEVVEKEMSQRNAGGAPQLYEQDGEEQSHSVESHRLVSEDHSHFILIKSSKNKETAPDSQPAAAPWSGGFLSGNKRKVVGRPEPLWRPICEEEEEAQSPPSEDSKPCVSKLSQEDMSPPSPRTLKAIQAAMNDSSDEEKVVRDTKSGGMSPRTLLAIQQALTEEEDGAAEIPITRSPTKLQAKIHHPAPLVVISSSEDEPEPHHVKSLTNNAKVDFKRDPTGQSLHVRDSLLVSSSEDEMEEMTGQRNKALPFAALQQPNDRGMKSEEETEKGQLTGELERRESDHGFNTQNKDLVQPQICAQICGKPLSAETEVCPVLLEQSSKKSTEAAENRSGDVVEGSEESESEESFIEVSEEEIEEDDEDDSDEVPEDKTKKEEMPEESSAEAPSSPAAASQLEEDDVKKSQTEEKELKERTETESTPAINEWEHFDMDELEDLESSLQAEQSSLRELKQQQERMANTVTGQMYLESQELLQLFGVPFLVAPMEAEAQCAALDRADHTHGTITDDSDVWLFGGRHVYKNFFSQNKYVEHFQYSDMQNQLGLDRTKLINLAYLLGSDYTEGVPGVGYVTGMEILNEFPGPGLEPLIQFSQWWSEAQEKKRLAADPRDTKVKKKLRDLKLHPGFPNPAVSQAYLQPAVDESDSSFSWGRPQLDMIKEFCLNRFGWTSRKTEETLQPVIKQLNSQQTQLRIDSFFRMEQQEKQAIRSQRLRRAVTCMKRKEREGGEEEEEDSDEEIPSPSKSKRGKAVSKSPKKGGEGEREGERSAAGGGFLGSAVVVEPPLTPLKNLSSTSQEPLPVKIPQSTKNADQRASGSSSSSGDDSDGGGEIAMVTARSVFEGSRRGHGSKSTRGRGRGRGRGSMRGKRGGKKL